GCTTCTTGTTGCGGTTCGCTCGCTCCGTGTGTCCGCACATCAGACACCGCTAGCTCGTGACTCAGAATTAATCCAAGCGGTCGGAATCTCCTCAAACGATACCTTGTACGACGTATAGAACTGAAGGGCATGGAACGGGAGGTGGTGCAAGCGTCGGTTCATCCGCGTACCGTAGTCGATACTGTCGCGCATCTCTTTGAGGTCTTCAAAGACGATAGATGGCCTCTCGAACTGACAGCTCCACTCCATGATGTGCCGAGTCATCTTGTAGAGAATGTCGAGAAAGCTGATGATGAGACGGCACAAGCGTGGGAAGAGGGATACCACGCCCGCGCATATACAGACGCAGTGGAGCGGTTTGAAGACGTAAAGGCAAGGGGCTTTGATCCCGTAGAACGAACAGAACAGCATCTTGACCAAGCACGTGACCGCGGCCTCGATCTCCAAGACATCGATTGGGAGTGGTGGAGGGCATCTCAAGACCAGGAGGAGTAACGATGGGACTGTTCGATAGGCTCACGTTCGAAGACGGTCTTGACGTAGAGTTCCCGGACATCGATGCTGATCCGTTCGAGGTCACGTGGCAGACGAAGTCCATCGCTCGCCACGAGCCGATGATGGAGAACTACAAGGTAACGGCAAACGGGCGTCTGTTCAAGGAAGTTGCCGAGTATGAGCACGTTCCTGAGGAAGAGCGGCCTGGATACAACGAAGAGATTGGCGGGTTTGAGAACGGAATTGAACGTGCCCGGGAAAGCAGAAAGAAGATCCACCAGGGTTGGTCAGATACAGAGTACCACGGGATATTCGAGTTCCATCGAACCATCGATGGCGACTACGTCAGTCTCGATGCGAAGTTCACGGACGGCCAGCTGGTAGAGATCACATGCAGCGACTGATACGATGCCGAAAGAGAAACGCACAATCGAACGAGACTGCATGGAGTGCGACCAGACAATCGAAATCACGCTCTACGAGGACGACACATACGAGGGCGGCCACTACTTCGGCGAATTCACTGTCCCTGATGAAGACAGCGAAGCAGAATACGAGAAGACGGCCGAGTGGGAAGGACACGACGTGGTAAAATGGACTGGTGAGGAGGACTCGTACGAGTATTGGGAGTGCGACGACTGTTTTAGCTCTCGGCTAGCCGATTAGTCGTCGCCGGGTTTGTAGGCCCCTGGACGCTTCTCGATGGTGTAGACCCACAGAACGTGGTCAGCCTGGACTGCCTTACAGCCAAGACGAAACGCACCGATACGGAGCTTCGAATGCGGCGCACCAGTGAGCGGTTCCAAGTAGTCGCTCGGATCACGCCACTGGTCGGTGACGATCTCGTCGAGTTTCGAGACGATGCGCTCCTGCTCGTGCGGCTGGAGCTTCTCGTATTCACGTTCTGCGGGATT
This window of the Haloplanus rubicundus genome carries:
- a CDS encoding type II toxin-antitoxin system RelE family toxin, with protein sequence MPTSDDEWDWKLTNPAEREYEKLQPHEQERIVSKLDEIVTDQWRDPSDYLEPLTGAPHSKLRIGAFRLGCKAVQADHVLWVYTIEKRPGAYKPGDD